From Streptomyces sp. NBC_01754, a single genomic window includes:
- a CDS encoding methylated-DNA--[protein]-cysteine S-methyltransferase, with translation MATTTVYTRIGSPLGELLLLGEERPGGEVALASLSLPGQKGAPVVRDGPRHAPEAFAPIAGQLAAYFEGRLTRFDIAYADGQGTEFQRRVWSALDSIPYGETVSYGQIAADVGSTGAGVRAVGTAIGRNPLLVVRPCHRVIGADGTLRGYAGGVERKERLLGLEGALAVRR, from the coding sequence ATGGCCACGACCACGGTGTACACGAGGATCGGCAGTCCGTTGGGTGAGCTGCTGCTCCTCGGTGAGGAGCGGCCCGGTGGCGAGGTGGCGCTGGCGTCGTTGTCGCTGCCGGGGCAGAAGGGTGCCCCGGTCGTGCGGGACGGCCCGCGGCACGCCCCGGAGGCGTTCGCGCCGATCGCCGGGCAGTTGGCGGCGTACTTCGAGGGCAGGCTGACGCGCTTCGACATCGCGTACGCGGACGGGCAGGGCACGGAGTTCCAGCGGCGCGTCTGGAGCGCCCTGGACTCCATTCCGTACGGCGAGACGGTGTCGTACGGGCAGATCGCCGCAGACGTGGGTTCCACGGGTGCGGGGGTGCGGGCGGTGGGCACCGCGATCGGGCGCAATCCGCTGCTGGTCGTACGGCCGTGCCACCGGGTGATCGGAGCGGACGGGACGCTGCGGGGCTACGCGGGCGGCGTGGAGCGCAAGGAGCGGCTGCTGGGGCTGGAGGGGGCCCTGGCGGTACGGCGCTGA
- a CDS encoding YajQ family cyclic di-GMP-binding protein, whose translation MADSSFDIVSKVERQEVDNALNQAAKEISQRYDFKGTGASIAWSGEKILMEANGEERVKAILDIFQSKLIKRGISLKSLDAGEPQLSGKEYKIFATIEEGISQENAKKVAKIIRDEGPKGVKAQVQGEELRVSSKSRDDLQSVQALLKEKDLDFAIQYVNYR comes from the coding sequence GTCGAGCGGCAGGAGGTCGACAACGCCCTCAACCAGGCCGCCAAGGAGATCTCCCAGCGCTACGACTTCAAGGGCACGGGTGCCTCGATCGCCTGGTCCGGCGAGAAGATCCTGATGGAGGCGAACGGCGAGGAGCGGGTCAAGGCGATCCTCGACATCTTCCAGTCCAAGCTGATCAAGCGCGGGATCTCCCTGAAGTCGCTGGACGCGGGCGAGCCGCAGTTGTCCGGCAAGGAGTACAAGATCTTCGCGACGATCGAGGAGGGCATCTCCCAGGAGAACGCCAAGAAGGTGGCGAAGATCATCCGCGATGAGGGGCCCAAGGGTGTCAAGGCCCAGGTCCAGGGCGAGGAGCTGCGAGTCAGCTCCAAGAGCCGGGACGATCTGCAGTCCGTGCAGGCGCTGCTCAAGGAGAAGGATCTGGACTTCGCGATCCAGTACGTCAACTACCGGTAG
- a CDS encoding alpha-ketoglutarate-dependent dioxygenase AlkB family protein, producing the protein MAGPTGGRGVPGPAEGLFPRPRVVVAPGAVHVPGWLPPARQRELVEACREWARGPVPLRNTVLPGGGVMSVRTVCLGWHWRPYRYTRTADDVNGAPVAPFPGWLAAWGRAAVAEAYGDGLAAGAYAPDAALVNFYDGAARMGMHQDKEERSPAPVVSLSLGDTCVFRFGNTSDRGRPYTDVELASGDLFVFGGPSRHAFHGVTKVFTGTAGSASGMRAGRLNVTLRETGL; encoded by the coding sequence ATGGCGGGACCGACCGGTGGACGAGGGGTTCCGGGCCCCGCCGAGGGGTTGTTCCCGCGCCCGCGCGTCGTGGTGGCTCCGGGGGCCGTGCATGTGCCGGGCTGGCTGCCGCCGGCGCGGCAACGGGAGCTGGTGGAGGCGTGCCGTGAGTGGGCGCGGGGCCCCGTGCCGTTGCGGAACACCGTGTTGCCCGGGGGCGGGGTGATGTCGGTGCGGACGGTGTGCCTCGGGTGGCACTGGCGGCCGTACCGCTACACCCGTACGGCCGACGATGTGAACGGGGCGCCCGTAGCGCCGTTCCCGGGGTGGCTGGCCGCGTGGGGGCGGGCTGCGGTGGCGGAGGCGTACGGGGACGGGTTGGCCGCAGGGGCGTACGCCCCGGACGCCGCGCTGGTGAACTTCTACGACGGTGCCGCGCGGATGGGGATGCACCAGGACAAGGAGGAGCGGTCCCCTGCTCCTGTGGTGTCGCTCAGCCTCGGTGACACCTGTGTGTTCCGCTTCGGGAACACCAGTGACCGGGGGCGGCCGTACACGGATGTGGAGCTGGCCTCCGGCGATCTGTTCGTCTTCGGCGGCCCGTCACGTCACGCGTTCCACGGGGTGACGAAGGTCTTCACCGGGACGGCCGGCTCCGCATCGGGGATGCGGGCCGGCCGGCTGAATGTGACGTTGCGCGAGACGGGGCTGTGA